The Prosthecobacter vanneervenii genome has a segment encoding these proteins:
- the cutA gene encoding divalent-cation tolerance protein CutA, whose product MNDLLIVLCTFPDLGKARETGTALVEAQLAACVNLIPAVESIYRWEGKVETAAEVLAVFKTTSGAWERFESRLKELHPYEVPEIVALRPEEVNPAYARWVGESVV is encoded by the coding sequence ATGAACGACCTCCTCATTGTCCTTTGCACCTTCCCGGATCTCGGGAAAGCCCGCGAGACTGGCACGGCGCTGGTGGAAGCGCAACTCGCCGCCTGCGTGAATCTCATCCCCGCCGTGGAATCCATCTACCGCTGGGAGGGCAAGGTGGAGACCGCAGCCGAGGTGCTGGCGGTATTTAAGACGACGAGCGGGGCGTGGGAACGCTTTGAATCACGCCTGAAGGAGCTGCACCCGTATGAGGTGCCGGAGATCGTGGCGCTGAGGCCGGAGGAGGTGAACCCAGCGTATGCGCGCTGGGTGGGGGAGAGTGTTGTATAA
- a CDS encoding two-component system sensor histidine kinase NtrB — protein MRSAFIDKLIKRMDRLEPGEVQGIVLELAREKKFQEKVFEALQEGVILLDAEAKVTYVNRAACTFFGMERDQVLGQRLAQGVRGLDWNELLIPGTVVSRDLEVFYPENRYLNFYITSIDDDAPQGFVMLIRDVTETRKRTEEQLESERLNAFTLMAAGVAHELGNPLNSLTIHLQLLERRLKKMGAKGASLQEHLDVATGEIKRLDFIIGQFLAAIRPTKPQLQRVQLRELLDECVRFLQPEIEAAKVKLKLELRADLPPLLLDAGQMKQAVYNLIRNACQAMPKGGTLTISGTFTDYEVRLSFDDTGKGINAEQMGKLFQPFSTTRSTGTGLGLLIVRRIVREHGGEIDVESREGLGTRVSLWLPLVEKSIRMLEESKSEKA, from the coding sequence ATGAGATCTGCGTTCATCGACAAGCTTATCAAACGCATGGACCGCCTGGAGCCCGGCGAGGTGCAGGGCATCGTGCTGGAGCTGGCGCGGGAAAAGAAGTTTCAGGAGAAGGTCTTCGAGGCCCTGCAGGAGGGCGTCATCCTGCTGGATGCCGAGGCCAAGGTCACCTACGTGAACCGCGCCGCCTGCACCTTCTTTGGCATGGAGCGTGATCAGGTGCTGGGACAGCGCCTGGCCCAGGGCGTGCGCGGGCTGGACTGGAACGAGCTGCTCATTCCCGGCACCGTGGTCAGCCGCGACCTCGAGGTCTTCTACCCGGAAAACCGCTACCTCAATTTCTACATCACCAGCATCGACGACGACGCCCCGCAGGGCTTTGTCATGCTCATCCGCGACGTCACCGAGACCCGCAAGCGCACCGAGGAGCAGCTGGAAAGCGAGCGCCTCAATGCCTTCACCCTGATGGCCGCCGGGGTGGCCCATGAGCTTGGAAACCCGCTCAACTCCCTCACCATTCACCTGCAGTTGCTGGAGCGCCGCCTCAAGAAGATGGGGGCCAAGGGGGCCAGCCTGCAGGAGCACCTGGACGTGGCCACCGGCGAGATCAAGCGGCTGGACTTCATCATCGGCCAGTTCCTGGCCGCCATCCGCCCCACCAAGCCCCAGCTCCAGCGCGTGCAGCTGCGCGAGCTGCTGGACGAGTGCGTGCGCTTCCTGCAGCCGGAGATCGAGGCCGCCAAGGTGAAGCTCAAGCTCGAACTCCGTGCCGACCTGCCCCCGCTGCTGCTCGACGCCGGGCAGATGAAGCAGGCGGTGTACAACCTCATCCGCAATGCCTGCCAGGCTATGCCCAAAGGCGGCACCCTGACCATCAGCGGCACCTTCACCGACTACGAGGTGCGCCTGAGCTTTGACGACACGGGGAAGGGGATCAATGCCGAGCAGATGGGCAAGCTCTTCCAGCCCTTCTCCACCACCCGCAGTACCGGCACCGGTCTGGGCCTCCTCATCGTCCGCCGCATCGTGCGCGAGCACGGTGGCGAGATCGATGTGGAAAGCCGCGAAGGCCTCGGCACCCGCGTGAGTCTCTGGCTGCCCCTAGTGGAGAAAAGCATCCGCATGCTGGAGGAGAGCAAGAGCGAGAAAGCCTAG
- a CDS encoding DUF3313 family protein, which produces MSFPPGSPLSRWLPLLLGCLALCLCSCRTAKSVVAAVEVKPSGFLTHAKEMKEDKRSPFLLNWWTTSKAQQAAADKCRKIYIAPVVHENVRPDKTVVAAVEHDAGWRRRHLPALAKYMRSQFEDAFRKAKDPRYTVVDSPAPDALTLELSLLEWGPNTYTGLITRQAVDFFTLNFGGEVALRNTRGYTAIEGRVVEPRSRQPVFEFADKEYAQVVVLISIQDFRRSGQARFATQQWARELEQLLRAKPGEKVAHSLPVVLFNY; this is translated from the coding sequence ATGAGCTTTCCCCCCGGCTCTCCCCTTTCCCGCTGGCTGCCGCTGCTGCTGGGCTGTCTGGCGCTGTGCCTGTGCTCGTGCCGCACCGCCAAGAGTGTGGTGGCCGCTGTGGAGGTGAAGCCCTCGGGCTTTCTGACGCACGCCAAGGAGATGAAGGAGGACAAGCGCTCCCCCTTCCTGCTGAACTGGTGGACGACCAGCAAGGCCCAGCAGGCTGCTGCTGACAAGTGCCGCAAGATCTACATCGCCCCCGTGGTGCATGAAAACGTGCGGCCGGACAAAACCGTGGTGGCCGCCGTGGAGCACGATGCCGGCTGGCGCAGACGCCACCTGCCCGCCCTGGCAAAGTACATGCGCAGCCAGTTTGAAGACGCCTTTCGCAAGGCCAAGGACCCGCGCTACACCGTGGTGGACTCCCCTGCCCCCGACGCGCTGACACTGGAGCTGTCCCTCCTGGAATGGGGGCCGAATACCTACACCGGACTGATCACGCGCCAGGCGGTGGACTTTTTCACCCTCAACTTTGGCGGCGAGGTGGCGCTGAGAAACACCCGTGGCTACACCGCCATCGAGGGGCGTGTGGTGGAGCCGCGGTCGCGCCAGCCGGTGTTTGAGTTTGCCGACAAGGAGTACGCGCAGGTGGTGGTGCTCATCTCCATCCAGGACTTTCGACGCTCCGGTCAGGCCCGCTTTGCCACCCAGCAGTGGGCCAGGGAGCTGGAGCAACTGCTGCGAGCCAAGCCGGGCGAAAAAGTGGCCCACAGCCTGCCCGTGGTGTTGTTCAATTATTAG
- a CDS encoding C39 family peptidase, with protein MEAPALTELRSKAELGDSAAQLALAVCHRDGRGVERCGTEALRWAKKAAEQGLAEALDFIGSLYFSGTLVEHNPALAVGYFVAASDQCAQAAWNLGQCWFAALGVPQDIPRALETWEKAAAMGHGRAASAAAMAWLSGEGVSPELARARSLAQRAVDLGDPAGHIVLGELCFQEGELDQARALWARVAQMHPVRTSSNPELPSGEMSAQQGADLLRLLEVRLARPRPGSQALLTVPHVHQGWNNCGATSCAILARSQGHTVGAWQFKKLCPSPMGTGTDWDELMKAAAKIGLRWKLSTFSPDEAGFAQAAAFVRSEVDSGRAVVVDFKYTGSRYPSGVAGHTLLIVGYLAAEDLYILCNPAIATPGLQLISAADLAHYWCSDHYSHKAMGVLARPVISLA; from the coding sequence GTGGAGGCCCCTGCCCTGACTGAACTGAGGTCCAAGGCCGAGCTGGGCGACTCCGCCGCGCAACTGGCCCTGGCCGTATGCCACCGCGATGGCCGGGGTGTGGAGCGCTGCGGCACCGAGGCGCTGCGCTGGGCCAAAAAAGCCGCCGAGCAGGGCCTGGCGGAGGCGCTGGACTTCATCGGCTCCCTTTACTTCAGCGGCACGCTGGTGGAGCACAATCCCGCGCTGGCGGTGGGCTACTTTGTGGCGGCCTCTGACCAGTGCGCGCAGGCGGCGTGGAATCTGGGCCAGTGCTGGTTTGCCGCCCTGGGCGTGCCGCAGGACATCCCACGGGCGCTGGAGACGTGGGAAAAGGCTGCCGCCATGGGCCATGGCCGCGCCGCCTCCGCCGCAGCCATGGCCTGGCTCTCGGGAGAGGGTGTCTCTCCGGAGCTGGCACGCGCCCGCAGCCTGGCACAGCGTGCCGTGGATCTGGGAGACCCTGCAGGCCACATCGTGCTGGGAGAACTGTGCTTTCAGGAGGGAGAGCTGGACCAGGCGCGTGCGCTGTGGGCACGCGTGGCGCAGATGCACCCCGTGCGCACCAGCAGCAATCCCGAGCTGCCCTCGGGCGAGATGTCTGCCCAGCAAGGCGCGGACCTGCTGCGGCTGCTGGAGGTGAGGCTGGCACGCCCCCGGCCGGGAAGTCAGGCGCTGCTCACAGTGCCGCACGTGCACCAGGGCTGGAACAACTGCGGTGCCACCAGCTGCGCCATCCTGGCCCGGTCACAGGGACACACTGTGGGCGCATGGCAGTTTAAAAAGCTATGCCCCTCGCCAATGGGCACCGGCACCGACTGGGACGAACTCATGAAGGCTGCAGCCAAAATAGGTCTGCGCTGGAAGCTTTCCACCTTCTCGCCTGACGAAGCGGGGTTTGCCCAGGCGGCGGCTTTTGTGCGTAGCGAGGTGGATTCCGGCAGAGCCGTGGTGGTGGACTTTAAGTACACTGGCTCACGCTACCCCAGTGGCGTGGCGGGCCATACGCTGCTCATCGTGGGCTATCTGGCCGCAGAAGACCTCTATATCCTGTGCAATCCCGCCATCGCCACCCCGGGGCTGCAGCTCATCTCTGCGGCCGATCTTGCACACTACTGGTGTTCAGATCACTACAGCCACAAAGCTATGGGCGTGCTCGCGCGGCCGGTGATCTCTCTAGCATGA
- a CDS encoding substrate-binding domain-containing protein, producing MKNFGFLSIADQVAAHLQAEIHRGRWTHSLPGKHRLANELGVNNKTVEAALQQLEAAGVLVSRGAGRTRLIHESVRATGTRLRIMFLTNESPKHDPKYPLVIEVHNALTEAGHTLEYTQRSMTDLGFDEKRVASLVRRTPADAWIIGSGSRNILEWFSTQPLSALALFGHRHGVPIASVGPDKASSYAEATETLLRLGHRRIVLLCRRLRRVPEPGRSERGFLEAMYAHGIPPSDYYLPDWEETPEGFQRLLEALFRVTPPSALIVDEMTYFVAALQFLAGRGIRVPADVSLVCTDYETAFVHCHPPVSCIAWDTRPMLRRVAQWASNVSHGRPDTRCINTPSTFIHGGTIGPAAAQRA from the coding sequence ATGAAGAACTTTGGATTCCTCAGCATCGCCGATCAGGTGGCCGCGCATCTGCAGGCAGAGATCCACCGCGGGCGCTGGACCCACAGCCTGCCGGGAAAGCACCGGCTGGCCAACGAGCTGGGCGTGAACAACAAGACCGTGGAGGCCGCGCTGCAGCAGCTGGAGGCCGCCGGAGTGCTGGTCAGTCGCGGCGCCGGGCGCACCCGCCTCATCCATGAAAGCGTGCGCGCCACCGGCACCCGGCTGCGCATCATGTTTCTGACCAATGAGAGCCCGAAGCATGATCCCAAATACCCTCTCGTCATCGAGGTGCACAACGCCCTGACCGAGGCCGGGCACACCCTGGAGTACACCCAGCGCTCCATGACGGACCTGGGCTTTGATGAAAAACGCGTGGCCTCCCTGGTGCGCCGCACCCCGGCGGATGCCTGGATCATCGGGTCGGGCTCGCGCAATATATTGGAGTGGTTTTCCACCCAGCCGCTGTCCGCTCTGGCGCTCTTCGGGCACCGCCACGGGGTGCCCATCGCCTCCGTGGGGCCGGACAAGGCCAGCTCCTACGCCGAGGCCACAGAGACCCTCCTCCGCCTGGGGCACCGCCGCATCGTGCTGCTCTGCCGCCGCCTGCGCCGCGTGCCCGAGCCCGGGCGCTCGGAGCGCGGCTTTCTTGAAGCCATGTATGCCCACGGCATCCCGCCCAGCGACTACTACCTGCCGGACTGGGAGGAGACGCCAGAGGGCTTTCAGCGGCTGCTGGAGGCGCTCTTCCGGGTGACGCCGCCCTCCGCGCTCATCGTGGATGAAATGACCTACTTTGTCGCCGCATTGCAGTTTCTGGCAGGTCGTGGTATCCGCGTGCCTGCAGATGTCTCCCTCGTCTGCACCGACTACGAGACCGCCTTTGTGCACTGTCATCCGCCTGTCTCATGCATCGCGTGGGATACCCGCCCAATGCTCCGCCGTGTGGCGCAGTGGGCCTCCAACGTGAGCCACGGCCGGCCCGACACCCGCTGCATCAACACCCCCTCCACCTTCATCCACGGCGGCACCATCGGCCCGGCGGCGGCTCAGCGGGCCTAG
- a CDS encoding Gfo/Idh/MocA family protein has translation MSKKWRIAGINFDHFHMGDLLRQTSEHPQAEIVGICDEKPERLVEATRNFSLRPDQVFTDYRACMEQTKPDIVVLCPAASCHGDWVSKIAPYGTHIIMEKPFAGSLAEADAMVAAMQPHGKLLTVNWPLVWDAGQQTAHRLIQEGVIGEVREFHHHGGNRGPLCHGADKIEKEPSAAEKSASWFYSKAQGGGSLLDYMGYGATLGTWHLGGQSPLEVTCTWNQPEGLEVDEHAVAVLRYRLGLSKTETRWGTFTDPWTHQPQPKCGFVLKGTDGTISCYDYEPTIRVQTRARPEGYDLPVDPVVSPNRNPIENVIHHLETGAPLIGPLRLDISRIGQQIVDTAFRSAQEKRTLELLG, from the coding sequence ATGAGCAAAAAATGGCGCATCGCCGGCATCAACTTTGACCACTTCCACATGGGCGACCTGCTGCGCCAGACCTCCGAGCACCCCCAGGCGGAGATCGTGGGCATCTGCGATGAAAAGCCCGAGCGCCTCGTGGAGGCCACGCGGAATTTCAGCCTGCGCCCCGACCAGGTCTTCACCGACTACCGCGCCTGCATGGAGCAGACCAAGCCGGACATCGTCGTGCTCTGTCCCGCCGCCTCCTGCCATGGCGACTGGGTTTCCAAGATCGCCCCGTACGGCACCCACATCATCATGGAGAAGCCCTTTGCCGGATCTCTGGCCGAGGCCGACGCCATGGTGGCCGCCATGCAGCCGCATGGCAAGCTGCTCACCGTCAACTGGCCGCTCGTCTGGGATGCCGGGCAGCAGACCGCCCACCGCCTCATCCAGGAGGGCGTCATCGGCGAGGTGCGCGAATTCCACCACCACGGCGGCAATCGCGGCCCGCTCTGCCACGGTGCGGACAAGATCGAAAAAGAACCCTCCGCCGCCGAGAAATCCGCCAGCTGGTTCTACAGCAAGGCGCAGGGCGGGGGATCCCTGCTCGACTACATGGGCTACGGCGCCACCCTCGGCACCTGGCACCTCGGCGGGCAGTCGCCCTTGGAGGTCACCTGCACCTGGAACCAGCCCGAGGGCCTGGAGGTGGACGAGCACGCCGTGGCCGTGCTGCGCTACCGCCTGGGCCTCAGCAAGACCGAGACCCGCTGGGGCACCTTTACCGATCCCTGGACCCACCAGCCCCAGCCCAAGTGCGGCTTCGTCCTCAAGGGCACCGACGGCACCATCTCGTGCTACGACTACGAGCCCACCATCCGCGTGCAGACCCGCGCCCGGCCGGAGGGCTACGACCTGCCCGTGGACCCCGTGGTCTCGCCCAATCGCAACCCCATCGAAAACGTCATCCACCACCTGGAAACCGGCGCACCTCTCATCGGCCCGCTCCGCCTGGACATCTCCCGCATCGGCCAGCAGATCGTGGACACCGCCTTCCGCAGCGCCCAGGAGAAACGGACCCTGGAGCTGCTGGGGTAG
- the fabG gene encoding 3-oxoacyl-[acyl-carrier-protein] reductase, with translation MGKLQDQIAVVTGAGRGIGKAIAETFAAEGAKVAVVSRTLANAQSAADAINAKFPDAAKAYALDVADGNACAEVGKQILTDYDHVDILVNNAGVTKDGLLLRMSEADWDAVLDTNLKGAFNMVKAFQRSILKQKGARIINISSVIGLIGNAGQANYAASKAGLIGFTKSLAREFAGRGVTANCICPGFIATDMTHVLNDAVKAEILKKIPLGDLGSADDISAAALYLASPAARYVTGQVLTVDGGMVM, from the coding sequence ATGGGTAAACTTCAAGACCAGATCGCAGTCGTCACCGGTGCCGGACGTGGCATCGGCAAAGCCATCGCCGAAACCTTCGCCGCCGAGGGGGCCAAAGTGGCCGTCGTCAGCCGCACGCTGGCCAATGCGCAGAGCGCCGCAGACGCCATCAACGCCAAATTCCCCGACGCCGCCAAGGCCTACGCCCTGGACGTGGCGGACGGCAATGCCTGCGCCGAGGTGGGCAAGCAGATCCTGACCGACTACGATCACGTGGACATCCTCGTCAACAACGCCGGTGTGACCAAGGACGGCTTGCTCCTGCGCATGAGCGAGGCGGACTGGGACGCCGTGCTGGACACCAATCTGAAGGGTGCCTTCAACATGGTGAAGGCCTTTCAGCGCAGCATCCTCAAGCAGAAGGGCGCACGCATCATCAATATCAGCTCCGTCATCGGCCTCATCGGCAATGCCGGGCAGGCCAACTACGCCGCCAGCAAGGCGGGCCTCATCGGCTTCACCAAGTCTCTGGCACGCGAGTTCGCGGGCCGTGGCGTCACCGCCAACTGCATCTGCCCCGGCTTCATCGCCACGGACATGACGCACGTGCTCAATGACGCGGTGAAGGCGGAGATCCTCAAGAAGATCCCGCTGGGAGACCTCGGCAGCGCCGACGACATCTCCGCCGCTGCGCTCTACCTCGCCAGCCCCGCCGCCCGGTACGTCACCGGCCAGGTGCTGACGGTGGACGGTGGCATGGTGATGTAA
- a CDS encoding endonuclease/exonuclease/phosphatase family protein, translating to MTDDAPPAEPTAPAPVPPRRFLSWRGMSEALAVAALACTWLASLGRHHWLLDLMSHFRLQHVVACAVVLLYALLRRRTWLVVAALVSLFWNAQIIHAVDQTAEPPAAPTGKPLRLMIYNVLATNTRHEEVINHVLQADADIVCLEEVNDTWQQSLEPLRRKYPHRVEELIGGFFGIACYTRLPLKSSEVRRFTIWRLPVLVLNLDHLGTPLTFIGLHTEPPIGGVRAEEWRGHLSGIAALVAGLSSEVIVAGDFNATPWCEGMRLLREKSGLDFRSVAPVWPPTWGRHLPTMIPIDHVLLRRGLIVQKRTLGPELGSDHCPVLVEIVRATP from the coding sequence ATGACTGACGACGCGCCGCCAGCCGAACCCACCGCCCCTGCCCCTGTGCCTCCGAGGAGATTCCTCTCCTGGCGTGGAATGAGCGAGGCGCTGGCAGTTGCCGCGCTGGCCTGCACCTGGCTGGCCAGTCTGGGCCGCCACCACTGGCTGCTGGATCTCATGTCCCACTTCCGGCTGCAGCACGTGGTGGCCTGCGCCGTGGTGCTGCTGTATGCGCTGCTGCGCCGCCGCACCTGGCTGGTGGTGGCGGCGCTGGTCTCACTCTTCTGGAATGCGCAGATCATCCACGCCGTGGACCAGACGGCGGAGCCCCCTGCCGCCCCCACCGGCAAGCCGCTGCGCCTCATGATCTACAACGTGCTGGCCACCAACACCCGCCACGAGGAAGTGATCAACCACGTGCTGCAGGCAGATGCGGACATCGTCTGCCTGGAGGAGGTGAACGACACCTGGCAGCAGAGCCTGGAGCCGCTGAGGCGGAAGTACCCGCACCGCGTGGAGGAGCTGATCGGGGGCTTCTTTGGCATCGCCTGCTACACACGCCTGCCGCTCAAAAGCTCCGAGGTGCGCCGCTTCACGATCTGGCGGCTGCCCGTGCTGGTGCTGAATCTGGACCACCTGGGCACACCCCTGACGTTCATCGGACTGCACACCGAGCCGCCCATCGGCGGTGTGCGTGCGGAGGAGTGGCGCGGGCACCTCAGCGGCATCGCCGCGCTGGTGGCCGGACTGAGCAGCGAGGTGATCGTGGCTGGCGACTTCAATGCCACGCCCTGGTGCGAGGGCATGCGCCTGCTGCGGGAAAAGAGCGGGCTCGATTTCCGCTCGGTGGCCCCCGTATGGCCACCCACCTGGGGCCGCCACCTGCCCACCATGATCCCCATCGACCACGTGCTGCTCAGGCGCGGCCTCATCGTCCAAAAGCGTACCCTCGGCCCCGAGCTGGGCTCAGACCACTGCCCCGTGCTGGTCGAGATCGTGCGCGCCACGCCGTAG
- a CDS encoding DUF1501 domain-containing protein has protein sequence MDPFLECHRQQTRRQFFGQTGLRMGSVALASMLGERFAQGASSLVQPSLNGLPHFAPKAKRLIYLHMNGAPSQLDLWDHKPQLQQHYDKDLPDSVRNGQRITTMTSGQARFPVAPSMFKFTPHGQCGRYVSELLPHTAKIVDEIAVIKSVHTSAINHDPACTFVMTGSEVPGKPSIGSWLSYGLGSESNDLPSFVVFTPSFPAASQAQALFTRMWSSGFLPTKYTGVALRGQGDPVLYVKNPPGVDPTDRRTMMTALNQLNSINHARIGDPEIQTRIAQYEMAFRMQTSVPELTDLSKESKATLEMYGPDVNRSGSFTHSAIMARRLIERGTRVVQILHRGWDQHNNLPKLLRGQVEDSERACAALIMDLKQRGLLQDTLVVWGGEFGRTVYSQGTLTKENYGRDHHPRCFTMWMAGGGVKGGVEHGETDDFSYNIVKDPVHINDLNATILHLMGIDHRKFSFKFQGLDQRLTGVEEHSPVKAVLA, from the coding sequence ATGGATCCTTTTCTCGAATGCCACCGCCAGCAGACACGCCGTCAGTTTTTTGGACAGACCGGGCTGCGCATGGGCAGTGTCGCTCTGGCCAGCATGCTTGGCGAGCGCTTTGCTCAGGGTGCCTCCTCCCTGGTGCAGCCTTCGCTGAACGGGCTGCCGCATTTCGCGCCGAAGGCCAAGCGCCTGATCTACCTGCACATGAATGGTGCGCCCTCCCAGCTCGATCTCTGGGATCATAAGCCACAGCTGCAGCAGCATTATGACAAGGACCTGCCGGACAGCGTGCGCAATGGCCAGCGCATCACCACCATGACGAGCGGGCAGGCGCGCTTTCCGGTGGCACCGAGCATGTTTAAATTCACCCCGCATGGCCAGTGCGGGCGCTACGTGAGCGAGCTGCTGCCGCACACGGCCAAGATCGTGGACGAGATCGCGGTGATCAAAAGCGTGCATACCAGCGCCATCAATCACGATCCGGCCTGCACCTTTGTCATGACTGGCAGCGAGGTGCCAGGAAAGCCGAGCATCGGCTCCTGGCTCTCCTACGGTCTCGGTAGCGAGAGCAATGACCTGCCCTCCTTTGTGGTCTTCACGCCCAGCTTTCCGGCGGCCAGCCAGGCGCAGGCGCTCTTTACCCGCATGTGGAGCAGCGGCTTCCTGCCCACCAAGTACACCGGCGTGGCCCTGCGCGGCCAGGGAGATCCCGTGCTGTATGTGAAGAATCCGCCCGGTGTGGACCCGACCGATCGCCGCACGATGATGACGGCGCTGAATCAGCTCAATTCCATCAACCACGCCCGCATCGGCGACCCTGAGATCCAGACGCGCATCGCGCAGTATGAGATGGCCTTTCGCATGCAGACCAGTGTGCCGGAGCTCACGGATCTGAGCAAGGAAAGCAAGGCCACGCTGGAGATGTACGGCCCGGATGTGAACCGCAGCGGCAGCTTCACCCACAGCGCCATCATGGCCCGCAGGCTGATCGAGCGCGGCACGCGCGTGGTGCAGATCCTGCATCGCGGCTGGGACCAGCACAACAATCTGCCCAAGCTCCTGCGCGGCCAGGTGGAGGACAGCGAGCGCGCCTGCGCCGCCCTCATCATGGACCTGAAACAGCGCGGCCTGCTGCAGGACACGCTGGTGGTCTGGGGTGGTGAATTTGGACGCACCGTGTACTCCCAGGGCACCCTGACGAAGGAGAACTACGGCCGCGACCACCACCCGCGCTGCTTCACCATGTGGATGGCCGGTGGCGGTGTGAAAGGCGGCGTGGAGCACGGCGAGACGGACGACTTCAGCTACAACATCGTGAAGGACCCCGTGCACATCAATGACCTCAATGCCACGATCCTCCACCTCATGGGAATCGACCACCGCAAATTCAGCTTCAAGTTCCAGGGACTGGACCAAAGGCTGACCGGCGTGGAAGAGCACAGCCCGGTGAAGGCGGTGCTGGCGTGA